The following proteins come from a genomic window of Methyloceanibacter stevinii:
- a CDS encoding ABC transporter permease, with product MSFSSALDLNRWHRWLYVAWFNFVVTYRNTTLGPFWLLAGPALFVVVLGGLYSHVNTVDPNVFIPYLAVGVILWTLIGGFVTKSTTVYQRNRAQILQGSMTLIEITVVDVISILLQFLHQLLIVVVVFLVYSHQLSIYAFVSLIGIGILVANGIWLSIVFGIIGARYRDLHQVISAIMRVAFLATPIIWMATSGRGQALGIYLLFNPFYHFLEIVRAPLLGMPISITTWIFVLSVTIGGFVLANQMHRRYARLVPLWV from the coding sequence GTGAGTTTCAGTTCGGCTTTGGATTTGAACCGCTGGCACCGGTGGCTATATGTCGCCTGGTTCAACTTCGTCGTTACCTACCGGAATACGACGCTGGGCCCGTTCTGGCTTCTTGCCGGGCCAGCGTTGTTTGTTGTTGTCCTCGGCGGCCTTTATTCGCATGTAAATACCGTCGACCCGAATGTCTTCATCCCGTACTTGGCAGTTGGTGTCATCCTATGGACGCTTATCGGTGGCTTCGTAACGAAAAGCACAACAGTATATCAGCGTAATCGCGCACAGATCCTTCAAGGCTCTATGACTCTGATAGAGATTACAGTAGTAGATGTGATCTCAATATTATTGCAGTTCCTTCACCAGCTTCTTATAGTTGTTGTTGTTTTCCTTGTTTACAGTCACCAGCTATCTATATATGCATTCGTTAGCTTGATAGGAATTGGGATTCTCGTGGCCAATGGCATTTGGTTGTCGATAGTCTTCGGCATCATTGGCGCCCGCTATCGCGATCTTCATCAGGTCATATCCGCGATTATGCGCGTCGCCTTCCTGGCTACGCCGATTATTTGGATGGCGACATCAGGTCGCGGACAAGCGCTTGGAATTTACCTGCTATTCAACCCATTTTATCACTTCCTGGAGATCGTTCGCGCGCCACTCCTCGGGATGCCGATCTCGATAACGACTTGGATCTTTGTCCTCTCCGTGACGATTGGCGGGTTTGTCCTGGCGAACCAGATGCACAGACGCTATGCGCGGCTCGTGCCGTTGTGGGTGTGA
- a CDS encoding ABC transporter ATP-binding protein, whose protein sequence is MTELARKPVSESAPETHEAQPLVEAKNLALRIPVFKAGDRSVRISPSRLLTDLYFRRTKRAVTTLLDDVSFRVRHGERLGIIGANGAGKSTLLRVLAGIYTPSSGELIVRGTAKGLFDVSLGMLQDATGLENIYMRGLQMGLSFREIRDLVPGIVEFTELGDAIEKPFNTYSSGMRLRLAVSISTMVEPDILLLDEWLGAGDARFGGKVKDRMNALVEKSRGLIMLRTTKS, encoded by the coding sequence GTGACCGAACTCGCACGCAAACCTGTCTCCGAAAGTGCGCCCGAGACCCATGAAGCACAGCCGCTGGTGGAAGCTAAGAACCTGGCTTTGAGGATTCCCGTCTTCAAAGCCGGCGACCGATCCGTCAGGATCAGTCCATCGCGGCTCCTTACGGATCTCTATTTTCGGCGCACTAAGCGAGCTGTCACGACACTTCTTGATGATGTCTCCTTCAGGGTGCGTCACGGAGAGCGGCTTGGAATCATCGGAGCGAATGGCGCCGGCAAAAGTACTTTGCTTCGGGTTCTGGCGGGAATCTACACGCCAAGCAGTGGCGAATTGATTGTTCGCGGCACGGCCAAAGGCCTGTTTGATGTCTCGCTCGGTATGCTGCAGGACGCGACGGGGCTTGAGAACATCTATATGCGGGGGCTTCAGATGGGGCTCAGCTTTCGCGAAATCAGAGACCTAGTTCCTGGCATCGTCGAGTTCACAGAGCTTGGAGACGCGATCGAGAAGCCCTTCAACACATACTCGAGCGGCATGCGGCTAAGGCTCGCGGTTAGCATCTCGACTATGGTCGAACCCGACATTCTCCTTTTGGATGAATGGCTGGGGGCAGGCGACGCGCGGTTCGGAGGAAAGGTCAAGGACCGCATGAACGCTTTGGTGGAAAAAAGCCGTGGCCTAATAATGCTACGCACAACGAAGAGTTAA
- a CDS encoding exostosin domain-containing protein yields the protein MDIITAPPSEAYDWQWPAITERYATDQIRHSAVSNSDFVYIGFPWATLIDLLGKKQGDPRLKPMIADLFNIRREVKRWIQRATVCQHINMMHWLKTFGYLGITDIFWSHKVKGVDSLVCGDHTIRLHPFPLFPVQYARGGLDQQGQRPLLFSFVGLGEHPKYLTDVRAIILRILSEDSRGLVVGRDSWHYQKVVYEYQVGMRAKNPDGLIDDAASEQHISALRDSVFCLCPSGTGPNTIRLWEAIGSGCIPVIMSETYDPPGVGALWEAAAIFCPETVDAVKGLPDRLEAMAQDSSLMALKRQALKQLWSTYGPDSFVRDVELLCAGESWPQRALWPRV from the coding sequence ATGGACATAATCACGGCACCCCCGAGTGAGGCTTATGACTGGCAGTGGCCGGCGATCACGGAGCGCTATGCGACGGACCAAATTCGTCATTCCGCCGTAAGCAATAGCGATTTTGTCTATATCGGATTTCCTTGGGCCACGCTCATAGACCTTCTCGGTAAAAAGCAGGGCGACCCGCGCCTCAAGCCCATGATTGCGGATCTCTTCAACATAAGACGAGAGGTCAAGCGCTGGATACAGCGCGCAACCGTGTGTCAGCATATAAACATGATGCACTGGCTAAAAACTTTCGGGTATTTAGGAATTACTGACATATTCTGGTCGCACAAAGTGAAAGGCGTGGACTCTTTGGTATGTGGCGACCACACGATACGACTACACCCCTTCCCCCTTTTCCCTGTGCAATACGCTCGGGGCGGACTCGATCAGCAGGGTCAAAGGCCGCTTCTTTTTTCTTTTGTCGGACTTGGAGAGCACCCGAAGTATCTAACCGACGTTCGGGCAATAATCCTCCGAATATTGTCTGAAGACAGTCGAGGCTTGGTCGTTGGACGTGACAGCTGGCACTATCAAAAAGTTGTTTATGAGTATCAAGTCGGCATGAGAGCCAAGAACCCGGACGGGTTGATTGATGATGCGGCAAGCGAACAGCATATTTCTGCGCTCCGCGACAGCGTCTTTTGCTTATGCCCCTCAGGAACAGGCCCAAATACAATCCGCCTTTGGGAGGCGATTGGGTCCGGCTGTATTCCCGTTATCATGTCCGAGACTTACGATCCGCCAGGAGTTGGGGCCCTATGGGAGGCAGCTGCCATATTCTGTCCGGAGACCGTCGATGCGGTAAAGGGCCTGCCAGATCGCCTTGAGGCGATGGCGCAGGATAGCTCCTTAATGGCCCTTAAGCGGCAGGCTCTAAAGCAGCTTTGGTCGACTTATGGGCCGGATTCGTTTGTACGTGATGTCGAATTGCTGTGTGCTGGTGAGAGTTGGCCACAGCGAGCACTTTGGCCCCGAGTGTAG
- a CDS encoding NAD-dependent epimerase/dehydratase family protein, protein MKILVLGGDGFCGWPTALHLSNLGHDVIIVDNLSRRHIDIELEAESLTPVRPINERIRAWKEVSGRNIGLHTFTVGKHYHRLLSLIEEQKPDSIVHFAEQRAAPYSMKSSAHKRYTVNNNLNATNDVCAAIVESGLDVHLVHLGTMGVYGYGTAGMQIPEGYLSIRMETPEGELIDQEILYPANPGSIYHMTKTQDQLFFHFYNKNDKLKITDLHQGIVWGTQTAETKLDERLINRFDYDGDYGTVLNRFLAQAAVKHPLTVHGTGGQTRAFIHIQDTVRCIQLAIENPPQTGERVNILNQMTETHRVRDLAKMVGDLSGAQIEFVPNPRNEADENDLFVANARFLAMGLQPITLAAGLMEEVHNIAQRYAHRCDLAKIPCVSAWNADAQDRLGGPA, encoded by the coding sequence ATGAAAATTCTGGTACTTGGCGGCGATGGCTTTTGCGGCTGGCCCACGGCGCTGCACTTGTCGAATTTGGGACATGACGTCATCATCGTTGATAACCTGTCCCGCCGGCACATCGATATCGAACTCGAGGCGGAATCGCTGACGCCTGTCCGGCCGATCAACGAGCGCATCCGGGCTTGGAAGGAAGTCTCCGGCCGCAATATCGGCCTCCACACATTCACAGTTGGCAAGCACTATCATCGCCTGCTTTCGTTGATCGAGGAGCAGAAGCCCGACAGCATTGTGCACTTCGCCGAACAGCGCGCGGCGCCTTACTCTATGAAGTCGTCGGCGCATAAGCGCTACACTGTGAACAATAACCTCAACGCCACCAACGATGTCTGCGCCGCCATCGTGGAGTCGGGCCTCGACGTTCACCTCGTGCATCTTGGCACTATGGGCGTGTACGGATACGGCACGGCCGGAATGCAAATCCCAGAAGGCTATTTATCCATCCGCATGGAGACGCCGGAGGGTGAATTAATTGATCAGGAGATCCTGTATCCAGCGAATCCCGGCTCGATCTATCACATGACAAAGACGCAGGATCAGCTGTTCTTCCACTTCTACAACAAGAACGACAAGCTGAAGATCACCGACCTCCACCAGGGCATTGTATGGGGTACGCAAACGGCCGAGACGAAGCTGGATGAACGCCTCATCAATCGCTTCGACTATGACGGAGACTATGGAACCGTTCTCAACCGCTTCCTAGCGCAGGCGGCGGTAAAGCACCCTTTGACGGTGCACGGCACAGGCGGACAAACACGAGCCTTCATTCACATCCAGGACACCGTCCGCTGCATCCAACTCGCCATCGAGAACCCGCCTCAGACGGGAGAGCGAGTCAACATCCTCAATCAGATGACCGAAACTCACCGCGTGCGGGATCTCGCCAAGATGGTTGGCGATCTCTCCGGGGCGCAGATCGAGTTCGTTCCCAATCCGCGCAACGAGGCGGACGAGAACGATTTGTTTGTAGCCAACGCTCGTTTTCTTGCCATGGGGTTGCAGCCCATCACGTTGGCGGCAGGCCTCATGGAAGAGGTGCACAACATTGCACAGAGATATGCTCACCGATGCGATCTGGCGAAAATCCCTTGTGTTTCTGCCTGGAACGCGGACGCGCAGGACCGGCTCGGAGGTCCCGCCTGA
- a CDS encoding UDP-glucose dehydrogenase family protein has translation MKICMIGAGYVGLVSAACFSDFGWNVTCIDKDEGRLALLNRGEIPIYEPGLDDLVARNVAAGRIQFSGSLPEAVRDADVVFLAVGTPVRRGDGYADLTYVFEAVEELAPHIRDGIVITTKSTVPVGTGREIERRLKALRPDAEFAVCSNPEFLREGSAIRDFTHPDRVLVGCDEGRGRDIMARIYEPLSLRSAPVMFVSRESAELAKYAANSFLAMKITFINEIADLCEEVGADVSEVATAIGADGRIGPKFLNPGPGYGGSCFPKDVSALARTAREARAPVTLVEQVEKVNMERKIAMGARVERASGGSVHGKTIAVLGVTFKPNTDDMRDAPSLVILPMLQSRGATVRACDPQGRPQAEQLLPDVEWFVDPIEAAQGADVLLVLTEWNEFRALDLKQLRSAMSGDVLVDMRNVYSPRHAQDAGFSYSGIGRGTERDSSAQ, from the coding sequence GTGAAAATTTGCATGATTGGGGCTGGCTACGTGGGGCTGGTGTCGGCTGCGTGTTTCTCCGACTTTGGCTGGAACGTCACCTGCATTGACAAGGACGAGGGCCGTCTTGCGCTGCTCAATCGCGGTGAGATCCCGATTTACGAACCGGGGCTCGACGATCTCGTGGCTCGAAATGTCGCGGCAGGCCGGATCCAGTTTTCGGGGTCTCTGCCTGAAGCGGTCCGGGATGCGGACGTAGTGTTTCTGGCCGTCGGTACTCCCGTGCGCCGCGGCGATGGCTATGCTGATCTTACCTACGTCTTCGAGGCTGTCGAGGAGTTGGCTCCGCATATCCGGGATGGGATCGTGATTACCACGAAGTCGACTGTGCCAGTCGGTACTGGCCGTGAGATCGAGCGCCGCTTAAAGGCGCTCCGGCCGGACGCGGAGTTTGCTGTTTGTTCAAACCCCGAGTTTTTGCGGGAAGGGTCGGCCATCCGCGACTTCACGCACCCCGATCGCGTGCTTGTTGGATGCGACGAGGGCCGCGGGCGCGATATCATGGCGCGGATTTACGAACCGCTATCGCTGCGCAGCGCGCCAGTGATGTTTGTCAGCCGCGAGTCCGCCGAACTTGCTAAATATGCGGCGAACTCGTTCCTCGCGATGAAGATCACCTTCATCAATGAGATCGCGGATCTATGCGAAGAGGTCGGAGCAGATGTGAGCGAGGTGGCGACGGCGATCGGTGCGGATGGCCGGATTGGACCGAAATTCCTCAATCCGGGGCCAGGCTATGGCGGGTCTTGCTTCCCGAAGGATGTGAGTGCGCTGGCGCGTACGGCTCGTGAGGCCAGGGCACCTGTCACGCTTGTAGAGCAAGTCGAGAAGGTGAACATGGAGCGGAAAATCGCTATGGGCGCGCGCGTGGAACGCGCGTCGGGCGGTTCGGTCCATGGTAAAACCATTGCTGTCCTGGGCGTTACGTTCAAACCCAATACCGACGACATGCGCGACGCGCCAAGCCTTGTGATCCTCCCGATGTTGCAGTCTCGTGGGGCGACAGTCCGTGCGTGCGATCCACAAGGGCGTCCACAAGCGGAGCAGCTATTGCCTGACGTGGAGTGGTTCGTGGACCCGATCGAGGCCGCGCAAGGCGCGGATGTGCTGCTGGTTCTGACCGAATGGAACGAGTTCCGCGCTCTTGATCTCAAGCAATTGCGCTCGGCGATGTCCGGTGACGTTCTGGTCGATATGCGAAACGTCTATTCACCCCGACATGCACAGGACGCCGGTTTCTCCTACTCCGGAATCGGCCGTGGCACAGAGCGTGATAGCAGCGCCCAGTAG